A window of the Brumimicrobium sp. genome harbors these coding sequences:
- a CDS encoding response regulator — protein sequence MKERPILLIVEDELDIKILYKSILKQHFDFEIMETDSVRGTTDVLKKCIPDYVLLDLCLPDGDGYQIMPLLREVNPNVRVLVISAFNCGQERKKVEISGAMGLLAKPFEKEQFIQHIQQLINV from the coding sequence ATGAAGGAACGCCCAATTTTATTGATAGTAGAGGATGAATTAGATATCAAAATCTTGTATAAATCAATTTTAAAGCAACATTTTGATTTTGAGATTATGGAGACTGATTCAGTTCGAGGGACAACAGATGTCTTAAAAAAATGCATTCCAGATTATGTTTTGTTAGATCTTTGTTTGCCTGATGGAGATGGTTACCAGATAATGCCATTATTGAGAGAAGTGAACCCGAATGTTCGTGTTTTAGTTATTTCAGCATTTAATTGTGGGCAAGAGCGTAAGAAAGTAGAAATCTCAGGGGCAATGGGATTATTGGCAAAACCTTTTGAAAAAGAACAATTTATTCAACACATACAACAATTGATAAATGTGTAA
- the mnmE gene encoding tRNA uridine-5-carboxymethylaminomethyl(34) synthesis GTPase MnmE — protein sequence MNDKDTICALATANGVGAIAMIRVSGEKAFEITSRIFSKDLTDQSSHLAHFGTIRDQSGAVVDEVLVTVFHQGKSFTGEDTTEITCHGSSYIKQQIIRLLLENGCRMANPGEYTMRAYFNGRLDLSQAEAIADLIASDSKKSHEIAMNQMRGGYSDHIQHLRQRLLDFVSLIELELDFGEEDVEFADRKQLKELIDELKGRLQQLVDSFAYGNAIKNGVNTVIAGRPNAGKSTLLNALLNEERAIVSNIPGTTRDTIEERLTIDGVVFNFIDTAGIREATDEIEKIGVERALSEVKKSNILLYVFDANELSKEDVEVDLQKLEREGLFIILLANKTENSSNNFNLYSTKYPVLSISAKQHVGIESLKTELSKCVESLSSESDTIVVNSRHYQAFYHALNDLSKVEEAMDLNVTGDFLALDIRSAIRHLSSITGEITTDDVLGNIFANFCIGK from the coding sequence TTGAACGATAAAGATACAATCTGTGCTTTAGCAACTGCAAATGGAGTTGGCGCAATTGCAATGATACGTGTGTCAGGTGAAAAAGCTTTTGAAATTACTTCTCGTATCTTTTCTAAAGATCTGACAGACCAATCTTCACATTTAGCTCACTTTGGGACAATCAGAGATCAGTCAGGAGCAGTGGTGGATGAAGTATTAGTTACTGTATTTCATCAAGGTAAGAGTTTTACAGGTGAAGATACTACCGAAATAACTTGTCATGGTTCGAGTTATATTAAGCAACAAATTATCCGCTTATTGTTAGAAAACGGCTGTCGTATGGCAAACCCTGGGGAATATACCATGCGTGCCTATTTTAATGGTCGCCTAGATCTGTCTCAAGCAGAGGCTATTGCTGATTTAATTGCTTCAGATTCTAAAAAGAGCCACGAAATCGCTATGAATCAAATGCGTGGTGGATATTCGGATCATATTCAGCATTTACGTCAACGCTTATTGGATTTTGTTTCCTTGATTGAATTGGAATTAGATTTTGGAGAAGAAGATGTAGAGTTTGCCGATAGAAAGCAGTTGAAAGAACTTATTGATGAATTAAAAGGTCGCCTTCAGCAATTAGTAGATTCTTTTGCTTATGGGAATGCTATCAAGAATGGTGTGAATACGGTGATTGCAGGTCGCCCAAATGCTGGAAAATCCACCTTGTTAAATGCTTTACTTAATGAGGAACGCGCAATTGTTTCCAATATTCCAGGAACTACTCGAGATACAATTGAAGAGCGCTTAACCATAGATGGTGTAGTATTTAATTTTATTGATACGGCTGGAATTCGAGAAGCTACTGATGAAATAGAGAAAATAGGTGTAGAACGTGCTTTATCGGAAGTGAAAAAATCAAATATTTTACTCTATGTGTTTGATGCAAATGAACTAAGCAAGGAAGATGTAGAAGTTGATCTACAAAAATTGGAGAGAGAAGGCTTATTTATTATTTTATTAGCCAATAAGACAGAGAATTCTTCAAATAACTTTAATTTATATAGTACTAAATATCCCGTTTTATCCATTTCTGCTAAACAACATGTAGGTATAGAGTCATTAAAGACCGAACTCTCTAAATGTGTAGAATCTTTATCTTCTGAAAGTGACACCATTGTTGTGAATTCTCGACATTACCAAGCTTTTTATCATGCATTAAATGATTTGTCAAAGGTGGAAGAAGCAATGGATTTAAATGTAACTGGAGACTTTTTAGCCTTAGATATTAGAAGTGCGATTCGTCATTTATCATCTATTACTGGGGAAATTACTACAGACGATGTCTTGGGTAATATCTTTGCGAATTTTTGTATCGGAAAGTAG
- a CDS encoding IS3 family transposase, with translation MRQPKIGLSKLCWLFGVTRQAYYQSFYRAEFQEIEQALVLKEVISIRNNHPRIGTRKLYIMLESFLLEHQIKMGRDALFDLLSLHTLLIRRRKRVIRTTQSNHWMRKYPNLIRAFIPTAPNQLWVSDITYWKTGFGVLYISLITDAFSHKIIGYNLAQSLEAIESLKALKMALKQDILSQNLIHHSDRGSQYCSYKYVNLLNSYDVQISMTESGDPLENAVAERVNGILKEEYLEYYKVRTFKQAKELFDKVVVLYNEHRPHMSIGNQTPNKVHLGEVEKGERKWKTYYRKVNQEQKSEECV, from the coding sequence ATGCGTCAACCTAAAATAGGATTAAGCAAATTATGCTGGTTGTTTGGTGTTACTCGTCAGGCATATTATCAGAGTTTTTATAGAGCAGAATTTCAAGAAATTGAACAAGCTTTAGTATTAAAAGAAGTCATTTCTATTAGAAATAATCATCCAAGAATAGGAACTAGGAAGCTGTACATTATGTTGGAAAGTTTTCTGCTAGAGCACCAAATAAAAATGGGGAGAGATGCTTTGTTTGACTTGCTTTCCCTACATACTTTATTGATTAGAAGGAGAAAAAGAGTCATCAGAACAACCCAGTCTAATCACTGGATGAGAAAATACCCCAACTTAATAAGAGCATTTATTCCAACTGCTCCTAACCAGTTATGGGTAAGTGATATAACTTATTGGAAAACAGGATTTGGTGTTTTGTATATTTCTTTAATTACAGATGCTTTTAGTCATAAAATAATTGGTTATAACCTAGCTCAATCTCTTGAAGCCATTGAGAGTTTAAAGGCTCTTAAAATGGCATTAAAGCAGGATATATTGTCGCAAAATCTTATTCATCATTCTGACAGAGGGAGTCAGTATTGCAGCTATAAATATGTAAATCTCTTAAATAGTTATGATGTTCAAATAAGTATGACTGAATCTGGAGATCCGTTAGAAAATGCCGTTGCAGAAAGGGTTAATGGAATACTAAAAGAAGAATATTTAGAGTATTATAAAGTAAGAACTTTTAAGCAGGCTAAGGAGTTATTTGACAAGGTGGTTGTTCTGTATAATGAACATAGACCTCACATGAGTATTGGGAATCAAACTCCTAATAAGGTTCATTTAGGAGAGGTGGAAAAGGGCGAAAGGAAATGGAAAACATATTATAGAAAAGTAAATCAAGAACAAAAAAGTGAAGAGTGTGTATAG
- a CDS encoding putative DNA binding domain-containing protein yields MPEQQNIEYKSAWHDDYLKWVCGFANAQGGVIFIGKDDNGKVVGISDYKKLMDDIPNKIRNAMGITVEVNLHEESEKYFIEIVTLPYTVPVSLRGRYYYRSGSTKQELTGNSLNEFLLHKSGKTWDDVIEPRATYDDIDENTFLAFLKMSEEKGRLPDVVGLTAQQIFEKLLLTENGNLKRGALVLFGKNPERFYPTNFVKIGRWEGNNILFHDVEEGNLFTLLRNVTNKLNNNYLKQKIHFEGLYRIETGEYPREAMREMLLNALVHRSYMGAPIQIRVYDDKINIWNDGGLPTGISLESLKRPHSSNPRNPIIAGVCFKGGLIDAWGSGTVKIIETCLQAELPEPEFVEQDGGFLVTLFKNNLTDEQLLRLGLNDRQIKAVGYVKEKGKITNKEYQTLNSISERTASRELSQLADKQVLKSSETKGAGSYFYLS; encoded by the coding sequence ATGCCTGAACAGCAAAATATAGAATACAAAAGTGCTTGGCACGATGATTACCTAAAATGGGTTTGTGGTTTTGCAAACGCACAAGGTGGCGTTATTTTTATCGGGAAAGATGATAATGGAAAAGTTGTAGGAATTTCGGATTACAAAAAACTAATGGATGATATTCCCAACAAAATCCGTAACGCCATGGGAATTACTGTTGAGGTAAATTTACATGAAGAATCAGAAAAGTACTTTATTGAAATTGTTACACTTCCCTATACTGTTCCTGTTTCTTTGCGTGGCAGATATTATTACCGTAGTGGTAGTACCAAACAGGAATTGACTGGGAATTCACTCAACGAATTTCTACTCCATAAATCGGGAAAAACTTGGGATGATGTAATTGAACCGAGAGCAACTTATGACGATATTGATGAAAATACGTTTTTGGCTTTCTTAAAAATGTCAGAAGAAAAAGGACGTTTGCCAGATGTAGTTGGCTTGACAGCCCAACAAATCTTTGAAAAACTACTGCTTACTGAAAATGGTAATTTGAAACGTGGTGCATTGGTCTTGTTTGGCAAGAATCCCGAACGTTTTTATCCTACTAATTTTGTAAAAATTGGTCGCTGGGAAGGCAACAATATTTTATTTCACGATGTGGAAGAAGGTAATTTATTTACGCTATTACGGAACGTAACCAACAAGCTCAACAATAACTATCTGAAACAAAAAATCCATTTTGAAGGATTGTATCGTATAGAAACAGGCGAATATCCACGAGAAGCAATGCGAGAAATGTTACTGAATGCTTTGGTACATCGCAGTTATATGGGTGCTCCTATCCAAATCCGTGTTTATGACGACAAAATAAACATTTGGAATGACGGAGGTTTGCCGACTGGAATTAGTTTGGAATCACTAAAACGTCCACATTCATCAAATCCACGGAATCCAATTATTGCAGGAGTTTGTTTTAAAGGCGGTTTAATTGATGCTTGGGGTAGCGGAACGGTAAAAATTATTGAAACATGCCTACAAGCAGAGCTTCCTGAACCTGAGTTTGTTGAGCAAGATGGTGGATTTTTAGTTACACTTTTTAAAAACAACTTGACAGATGAACAACTACTTAGACTTGGTTTAAATGACAGACAAATAAAAGCTGTTGGGTATGTGAAAGAAAAAGGAAAGATTACGAATAAGGAGTACCAAACTTTAAACTCAATTAGCGAACGAACAGCGTCTAGAGAGTTATCTCAATTGGCAGATAAACAAGTTTTGAAGAGTTCAGAAACTAAGGGGGCAGGTTCTTATTTCTACCTTTCATAA
- a CDS encoding LuxR C-terminal-related transcriptional regulator has protein sequence MNFKYLSLFFLLHLVFIFHLFGQEAKLNSSTINWQQIEKLMIDQKVDEVKAEFSIHANNLKRNHQDSLLISRILVVTNYLQDQNEYAERIRWYQYAIDSLDENKNVQLFLIRRKYADIYATIDEYENAIKLFKKNFQLLTRVGFKDAQSLEASFIAKMYLKANEHAKAEEYYLKSLDIAEKNNIGFYTNLGYNNAGYFYTQIDDKEKAESYYLLGLKRLLNKDTLDTSEKNHLYLLLGNLGSLYLQNNVKQDTAIQMLQADLWFNINYGNVLLGIGASVELVDYYIKKNWFKEAEILLNKVLNHERIIEYKEMEEPEMVRFYRQLFVVYQNLGDKEKAFFYFQHYEKLSENYIKKKDVIRSGIEKSLLSNVLSGQLAMSKQQLEIMNTKNKYLTLQKRHTNQFFIMVIITMLIISLLIVLNSRKRLLLSKIKKELAENNLRMERLKNETNQVEIQNKNKNLTDFAINISHQQDVIRDVKTQLIDIKGNEQTTEELKLQIRTLINFINSNLRVDNQRKDMHNNIENINHQFLTILSEKHPELTELDKYICGLIRLGLSNKDIANLRNVTYKAVRISRYRIRKKLNIEEDEDLTQFLKNIG, from the coding sequence ATGAATTTTAAATACCTTTCTTTATTCTTTTTGCTACATCTTGTTTTTATTTTCCATCTATTTGGGCAAGAAGCCAAGTTGAATAGTTCAACTATAAATTGGCAGCAGATAGAAAAACTTATGATAGACCAAAAGGTGGATGAGGTAAAAGCTGAGTTTAGTATTCATGCGAACAATTTAAAAAGAAACCACCAAGATTCTTTGTTAATATCTCGGATTTTAGTGGTGACAAATTATCTTCAGGATCAAAATGAATATGCCGAACGTATTAGATGGTATCAATATGCAATTGATTCTTTAGATGAGAACAAGAATGTTCAATTGTTCTTAATACGTCGTAAATATGCAGATATTTATGCGACTATTGATGAGTATGAAAATGCTATTAAACTTTTCAAAAAGAATTTTCAATTGTTAACTAGAGTAGGATTTAAAGATGCTCAATCGTTAGAAGCTTCCTTTATTGCTAAAATGTATTTGAAGGCAAATGAACATGCAAAGGCAGAAGAGTATTATCTAAAATCATTAGATATAGCTGAAAAAAATAACATTGGATTTTATACCAATTTAGGTTATAATAACGCAGGGTATTTCTACACCCAAATTGATGATAAAGAAAAGGCTGAGTCCTATTATTTATTAGGATTAAAGCGTTTGCTCAATAAAGATACTCTAGATACTTCAGAGAAGAATCATTTGTATCTATTACTAGGGAATTTGGGTTCTTTGTATCTTCAAAATAATGTAAAACAAGATACGGCTATTCAGATGCTACAGGCTGATTTATGGTTTAATATCAATTATGGTAATGTTTTATTGGGAATTGGTGCCAGTGTGGAACTAGTTGATTATTATATTAAAAAGAATTGGTTTAAAGAAGCAGAAATTTTATTAAATAAAGTATTGAACCATGAGCGGATTATAGAATATAAAGAGATGGAAGAGCCTGAGATGGTGCGTTTCTACCGCCAATTGTTTGTGGTGTATCAAAATTTAGGTGATAAAGAAAAGGCATTTTTCTATTTTCAACACTATGAGAAATTAAGTGAAAATTATATAAAGAAGAAAGATGTTATCCGTTCCGGTATTGAGAAAAGTTTGTTGAGTAATGTGCTTTCAGGACAATTAGCTATGAGTAAACAGCAATTGGAAATTATGAATACCAAAAACAAGTATTTAACATTGCAAAAGAGGCATACAAATCAATTTTTTATTATGGTAATTATTACTATGCTTATAATTTCATTATTGATTGTTTTGAATAGCAGAAAAAGATTATTACTATCTAAAATTAAAAAAGAATTAGCTGAAAATAACTTGAGAATGGAGCGACTCAAAAATGAAACTAACCAAGTGGAAATTCAAAATAAAAATAAAAACTTGACTGATTTTGCGATTAACATTTCACATCAACAGGATGTGATTAGAGATGTCAAAACACAGCTTATAGATATCAAGGGGAATGAACAAACTACAGAAGAATTAAAACTTCAAATAAGAACGCTTATAAATTTCATTAACAGCAATTTACGTGTTGATAATCAACGTAAGGATATGCATAATAATATTGAAAATATAAATCATCAATTTCTTACAATTTTATCCGAAAAACACCCTGAATTAACAGAGTTAGATAAGTATATTTGTGGACTTATTCGTCTCGGATTATCCAATAAAGATATTGCCAATTTAAGAAATGTGACCTACAAAGCGGTTCGGATTTCTCGCTACAGAATTCGGAAAAAACTGAATATTGAAGAGGATGAAGATTTGACACAATTTCTAAAAAATATTGGATAA
- the ettA gene encoding energy-dependent translational throttle protein EttA, which yields MSDDKKIIFSMHRVSKSTPAGKQIIKDISLSFFYGAKIGIIGLNGAGKSTVMKIIAGIDKNYQGDVSIVEGYTVGYLHQEPELDPSKTVKEIVQEGVQETVDLLKEFEDINNAFMDEEILNDPDKMDKLIDRQGKVQDRIDAINAWELDSQLERAMDALRCPPDDQNVSQLSGGERRRVALTRLLLQKPDILLLDEPTNHLDAESILWLEHHLSEYQGTVICVTHDRYFLDNVAGWILELDRGEGIPWKGNYSSWLEQKSKRLQQEEKQASKRQKMLERELEWVRMNPKGRQAKNKARLSNYDQLMSEDIKEKELKLEIPIPNGPRLGNNVIDAVNVAKSFGDKLLYDNLNFSLPPNGIVGIIGPNGAGKTTIFKMIMGEIQADAGEFKVGETVQIGYVDQTHADLDPNKSIFDVVAGGVELIEIGNQKINARAYLSKFGFSGSDQSKKVGVLSGGERNRLHLAMTLKLEANVLLLDEPTNDIDINTLRALEEGIMNFAGCAVVISHDRWFLDRICTHILAFEGDSQVYAFEGSFSEYEENKKKRLGDTTPTRLKYRKLSVG from the coding sequence ATGTCAGACGATAAAAAAATAATCTTTTCAATGCATCGCGTTAGCAAGTCTACGCCTGCTGGTAAACAAATTATTAAAGATATTTCACTCTCCTTTTTTTACGGAGCAAAGATTGGAATCATTGGTCTTAACGGTGCCGGTAAATCAACTGTAATGAAAATCATTGCAGGAATTGATAAAAATTACCAAGGTGATGTTTCTATTGTTGAAGGATACACAGTTGGATATTTGCACCAGGAGCCGGAATTAGACCCTTCAAAAACTGTTAAAGAAATTGTGCAAGAAGGTGTACAAGAGACTGTTGACTTACTCAAAGAATTTGAAGACATCAATAATGCATTCATGGATGAGGAAATCTTGAACGATCCGGATAAAATGGATAAATTAATAGACCGCCAAGGAAAAGTCCAAGATAGAATAGATGCTATCAACGCATGGGAATTAGATTCTCAACTAGAGAGAGCAATGGATGCACTACGTTGTCCACCAGATGATCAAAATGTATCTCAATTATCGGGAGGTGAACGTCGTCGTGTGGCTTTAACTCGTTTATTATTACAAAAACCAGATATCTTATTACTAGATGAGCCTACGAACCACTTAGACGCAGAGTCTATTCTTTGGTTGGAACATCATTTATCTGAATATCAAGGTACAGTTATTTGCGTAACACACGACCGTTATTTCTTAGATAACGTGGCTGGTTGGATTTTAGAATTAGATCGTGGAGAAGGTATTCCTTGGAAAGGAAACTACTCGTCATGGCTAGAACAAAAGTCAAAACGACTACAACAAGAAGAAAAACAGGCTTCCAAACGTCAAAAGATGTTAGAACGAGAGCTAGAATGGGTACGTATGAACCCGAAAGGTCGTCAAGCTAAAAACAAAGCTCGTTTGAGTAATTACGATCAATTAATGTCTGAAGATATCAAGGAAAAAGAGCTGAAACTTGAAATTCCTATTCCAAATGGACCACGTTTGGGTAACAACGTCATCGATGCTGTGAATGTGGCTAAATCTTTTGGAGATAAATTATTATACGATAACCTTAATTTTAGTTTACCTCCTAATGGTATAGTTGGTATTATCGGACCAAATGGTGCTGGTAAAACCACTATCTTCAAAATGATTATGGGAGAAATCCAAGCTGATGCAGGTGAGTTTAAAGTAGGTGAAACTGTTCAAATCGGATACGTTGACCAAACACATGCTGATTTGGATCCAAATAAATCCATTTTTGATGTGGTAGCAGGAGGAGTGGAATTAATTGAAATAGGAAATCAGAAAATTAATGCCAGAGCCTATCTTTCTAAGTTTGGTTTTTCAGGTTCTGACCAAAGCAAGAAAGTTGGGGTGCTTTCAGGAGGTGAAAGAAATCGTCTGCATTTAGCTATGACGTTGAAATTAGAAGCGAATGTGTTACTTCTTGATGAGCCAACGAACGATATTGACATCAATACCCTGAGAGCCTTAGAAGAAGGAATCATGAATTTTGCTGGATGTGCTGTAGTTATTTCTCACGACCGATGGTTCTTGGATAGAATTTGTACGCATATCTTAGCATTTGAGGGAGACTCACAAGTATATGCATTCGAAGGAAGTTTCTCAGAATACGAAGAAAATAAGAAAAAGAGATTGGGAGATACTACTCCTACCCGATTGAAATATCGAAAGTTGAGTGTTGGATAA
- a CDS encoding T9SS type A sorting domain-containing protein, with protein sequence MKYILILLVLILTSADLFGQYCQPNRPVHGGSVLKVDLIERVNLETLDNTSTRSNTVSYYDNTTGYTVPDLNINTNYTIVVQGQGGGKHTAAIWIDFNNNNIFDNSELVGRLTQPSSGTFTFNISIPNNPSFIGNHRMRVLWQYNASTDDYYDDKPCTIDGWGQTEDYTVNIINPTPCSGTPNPGNVASPIVLCNTNSGFILKTDTPLAIGTTCQWEVSNDGTSGWTNVSGATTNPYTYSSSVTLDKYFRLKVYCSNSGQTAYSDVIQVTGSTSAYPFGQDEWIAYAFQSEYTHTQYKNLNTTFANYKGFYTHKLDAINNYGINTKIAWDEWYSPEKTTPFYNGFDYYSTSWRGCSNVGIDNSLWVENDNNFNGSGQYTVIQKRKGFPPGNYSIYFDSWDDDSYIFINDQHVTFPLEYNGSNNSWNSTGGDWITKCIYLDQNSTIELRLHASGNPNSLVVSILPVNITLDIDAGPNTSLCHGLQLQLNGANNSSGSGAMTYTWTGNGIVSGANTLTPTVAPNGPTTYQLIGKYEMCADTATITVSMPVKTDRVSGNGESATCFIKGNTPIHFYDDVNGHYIGSINPHNRQGWVTMTSYLATFNSVPGNGDGTMYACNTNYEGYRTAYMSRNFTVTPGTAGISGSGNMDIHFPFTQEEYTDLKNRSGGNGLPLNLTPQNSLDDVLNLNDIVATRYDGPNENNTPLDNCSAGSEIVVNQSGSGLLSSAYTLSPAIIKNAAGIGTTLNYAYFTTTSFSEWTFHGKNGGSPLPIELTSFSASCDEDVTLTWITQTESNVSHYEIYSSRDGYTWDYLTSINAAGNSIQTQSYQYIDKKIGNLTYYRLESVDFNGSRDTYGPISTTCNNTSSWSVYPIPATDKTTINILALEDENAQLVIMDDNGRIVFSKEIEIISGNNQYEIDIQKLNASVYTVFLKGNHKFKPLKLIKL encoded by the coding sequence ATGAAATACATACTCATACTACTTGTGCTTATTTTAACAAGTGCTGATTTATTTGGCCAATATTGTCAGCCTAATCGTCCTGTTCATGGTGGATCAGTTCTTAAAGTAGACCTTATTGAGCGTGTGAATTTAGAAACGCTAGACAATACATCCACCAGATCAAATACAGTTAGCTATTATGATAATACAACGGGATATACTGTCCCTGATTTAAACATAAACACGAATTACACCATTGTTGTACAAGGACAAGGAGGTGGCAAACATACTGCTGCTATTTGGATAGATTTTAACAATAATAACATCTTTGATAATAGCGAGTTAGTTGGAAGATTAACGCAACCATCAAGTGGAACATTCACTTTTAATATAAGCATTCCTAATAATCCATCATTTATAGGAAATCACCGTATGCGTGTACTCTGGCAATACAATGCTAGTACTGATGACTATTACGATGACAAACCTTGTACTATTGATGGATGGGGGCAGACGGAAGATTATACGGTAAATATCATAAATCCAACACCATGCTCAGGAACTCCTAATCCTGGTAATGTTGCCTCTCCTATTGTTTTATGTAATACTAATTCGGGATTTATCTTAAAGACTGATACTCCTCTTGCTATAGGAACGACTTGTCAATGGGAAGTCTCAAATGATGGAACCAGTGGTTGGACAAACGTAAGTGGCGCTACAACTAATCCTTACACATATTCTTCTAGTGTTACTTTGGATAAATACTTCCGATTAAAAGTATATTGCTCAAATTCTGGACAAACTGCCTATTCAGATGTAATTCAAGTTACAGGCTCAACAAGCGCTTATCCGTTTGGACAAGATGAATGGATAGCTTATGCATTTCAATCTGAATACACACATACGCAGTATAAGAATTTAAACACAACTTTTGCAAATTACAAAGGTTTTTACACGCATAAATTAGATGCAATCAATAATTACGGGATTAACACTAAAATAGCATGGGATGAATGGTATTCACCTGAAAAAACAACTCCATTTTACAACGGATTTGATTACTACAGCACCAGTTGGAGAGGATGTAGCAATGTTGGGATTGATAATAGTCTATGGGTTGAAAATGATAATAATTTTAATGGTTCTGGACAGTACACAGTAATCCAAAAACGTAAGGGATTCCCTCCAGGTAATTACAGTATTTATTTTGATAGTTGGGATGATGATTCTTATATTTTCATTAACGATCAACATGTTACTTTTCCTTTAGAATACAATGGTTCTAATAATTCATGGAATAGTACAGGTGGAGATTGGATTACTAAATGTATTTATTTAGATCAAAATTCTACTATTGAACTACGATTACATGCCTCAGGAAATCCAAATTCATTAGTTGTTTCTATTTTACCTGTTAATATAACTTTAGACATTGACGCAGGTCCAAACACCAGTCTTTGTCATGGACTCCAATTACAATTAAATGGTGCTAATAACAGCTCAGGATCTGGTGCTATGACATACACCTGGACAGGAAACGGGATTGTAAGTGGGGCTAACACATTAACTCCAACTGTTGCTCCTAATGGACCAACTACATATCAATTGATAGGAAAATATGAAATGTGTGCTGACACAGCAACTATTACTGTCAGTATGCCCGTAAAAACAGATAGAGTATCCGGAAATGGAGAATCTGCCACTTGTTTTATTAAAGGAAATACCCCTATACACTTCTATGATGATGTGAATGGACATTATATTGGTTCTATTAATCCTCACAACAGACAAGGTTGGGTGACAATGACTTCTTACCTAGCAACTTTTAATTCCGTACCAGGAAACGGAGATGGAACTATGTATGCGTGTAACACAAATTATGAAGGATACCGAACTGCTTATATGAGTAGAAATTTTACTGTAACTCCAGGTACAGCAGGCATCTCGGGATCGGGAAATATGGATATTCATTTCCCTTTTACGCAAGAAGAATATACCGACTTAAAGAACAGAAGTGGAGGGAATGGATTGCCTTTAAACTTAACCCCTCAAAACAGCTTAGATGATGTATTAAATCTTAATGACATTGTAGCAACTCGTTACGATGGGCCAAACGAAAATAACACACCTCTTGATAATTGTAGCGCTGGATCAGAAATCGTAGTAAATCAATCTGGTAGTGGTCTTTTATCAAGCGCATACACGTTAAGTCCAGCTATTATTAAGAATGCTGCAGGGATTGGAACAACCCTTAATTATGCATATTTTACTACTACGAGTTTCTCCGAATGGACCTTCCACGGTAAAAACGGAGGTTCTCCCCTACCCATAGAATTAACTTCATTTTCAGCGTCTTGTGATGAAGATGTTACGCTAACATGGATAACACAAACAGAAAGTAATGTTAGTCATTATGAAATATATTCTTCCCGTGATGGATATACTTGGGATTATCTTACTTCAATAAATGCAGCAGGAAATTCTATCCAAACACAATCCTACCAATATATAGATAAGAAAATAGGAAATCTAACTTATTATCGATTAGAATCTGTTGATTTTAACGGTTCTAGAGATACATATGGACCTATTTCTACCACTTGTAACAATACTTCTTCTTGGAGTGTTTATCCTATTCCAGCTACAGATAAAACAACCATTAATATACTTGCTTTAGAAGATGAAAACGCGCAGTTAGTTATAATGGACGATAATGGAAGAATTGTATTCTCAAAAGAAATAGAAATAATATCTGGGAATAATCAATATGAAATTGACATTCAAAAATTAAATGCTAGTGTTTACACTGTGTTTTTAAAAGGAAACCACAAATTCAAACCACTTAAGTTAATTAAACTATAA